A segment of the Zingiber officinale cultivar Zhangliang chromosome 8B, Zo_v1.1, whole genome shotgun sequence genome:
AAACACAACACCTGCAGCAGCTCATGATGTGTAGGCCGATCAAAATTCAAATGGAAGATGATGTGGCGCTGGATCTGGACCGGATCAGGGCGGTTCGAGTCCTGGGCCGTGGAGCACTGGGCACGGTCTTTCTCGTCACTGCCGCCACCGGTGGCCGCCTCCCCCCGCTTTTCGCCCTCAAGGTGTTCGACAAGCGCTCCGCCACCAAGCCCCACGCCCTCCGCCGCGCCCGCTGGGAGCTCTCCCTCCTCTCCCGCCTCTCCGCCGCTCCCCGTGACCATCCCCACCCCCACCCGTTTCTCCCCTCCCTCCTTGGCTGCGTCGAGACGCCGGACCTTCTGGCTTGGGCGATCCCCTTCTGCTCCGGCGGCGACCTCCACGCTCTCCGCCGTTCCCTTTCTCCTTCCGATGAGGAGGCGTTCTCCCCGGCGGCGACCCGCTTCTACCTCTCCGAGATCGTCGTCGGCCTCACCCATCTCCACTCCATCCGCGTTGCCTACCGCGACCTCAAGCCAGAGAACATCCTCCTCCGTTCCTCCGGCCACATTATGCTCGCCGATTTTGACCTCTCCCGCCACCTCCCTCCCAGATCCATCACTGCCTCCTCCCCTCCTCCTCCACTTCCCTCCGACAACATCCGCCGCCCCCTACGGAAGCTCACTCGCGTGTTCTCCCTTGGCGCCGCGGACAACCAGATCAAGCAAGCAAGATTGGCCAGAGTCTCGCCGGCTGGTCGCCGTAGGACGAGCTCCTCCTCCATTTCGCATTCCGACGCGGAAGAGCGGTCCTTCTCGTTCGTTGGGACGGAGGAGTACGTGGCGCCAGAGGTTGTGCGCGGCGAAGGGCACGGCTTCGCGGTGGATTGGTGGGCGCTGGGGATCCTGGCGTACGAATTGGCGTACGGGCGGACGCCCTTCCGGGGGCGGAACCGAAAGGAGACATTCCGCAACGTGCTCACGCGGCCGCCTCTGTTCCCCGGGCGGCGGCGCACGGATCTCACCGACCTCATAGAGCGGCTCCTGGTCAAGGATCCGGAGCGGCGGCTAGGGTTCACTGGCGGTGCGGAGGAGGTGAAGGGGCACCCTTTCTTCCATGGAGTTAAATGGGAACTTCTCCCGGAGGTGGCGCGGCCTCCTTTCATGGCGCCGGTGATCGACGAGGAAGAGGAAGTGGAGCAGGAGAGGAGCAACAACGAGAGAGCAATGGGATTCGACGTGCGCGATTACTTTAAAGGGCTCCGGCAACGAGAGCCAACGGTGCCGCCGTCGAGGTCGTCGGAGTCCTTGGAAGATTTCTGACGGCGCCTCTCAATTAgtaacttgaattttttttaccctTTTAGGATAAGCTCAATAAATGGTTTAGCAAGAATAAAACCGGAGTGCGAGGGTGAATCGGTAATTTATCATATTTCTGGACAAATAATAAAAATgactaaaactaaaataaaattagtTCAACTAAAAACCTCATTTATCTCGTTCTCATATCCTCCATTTTAGTTTCTCCAGTCACGTATTCTAACTGTTAAAAACTAAATGATAGAGCAAAGCCAGCGTAACGGATCTTAAACAGTTGAAACTATAATTCATGATTTATTTGTCTGCTATTGATGGTTCGAACAGATAACATGTCGAACAATATACTTCATAACAGATCtcatattataattataattataattataataataaaatggCAAGATGACACGGAAAGCCTGGCGGACGAAGCCAAATGGGACGGTTTAGGCGTCGATGTCCATGcaattttataattttagagCGACCAACGAGCATCACACGTTCCTTTCCCGTTCCTCCCTTGCGTTCTATTACTATCCCGGCCCCGGTGCGATAGGAGGTCCCGCGCGCATTTCAGAGGAGAATTATTGTCACTGTTATTGATTCGATTGAGATAAGGATCGAGTCACAAGCAGGTCGGATAAGGGTTGAGTGATCTCTAGTCAGATGCTTCCTTATCGGGTCGGCTCATATCAGATCGGTAGCTAACCGAATCAACAAATGATCGAGCCACCTTTGAATCAAGCAACGAGAATCAGAAATTGTCTATTGTCAACCTCGCGTGGAGAAGGATGGCTACTTAAGGTATGTCTATCCTTGGCGAGGATTACTGAAATGGTGATTGCCCCCGTCTATGTACGGAGCTCTCCCACGACCATCGTATGAGCAAGAAGACTATAAACACAAATGAAGTAACTAACTAGTCCAAAATACTCTTTGCGGTGCACTCCGCGCACTCTTATTCATGTCCTCATTATGTGTTCAAATCACTCCCTCACTCACCCATCCACCCAGCTGAGTCTCCTTCGGACTCAGTTCGGATCGGATCACAATGTATGCAACCCCGCCCTTAGGTCCGCAAACCTGACTCTGAATCCTAGGTCGAGTCGGACTGACACGGCTCCGCCGAGTCTTATTTCCCCACATTTGACGTGCATGGGCCAGGCGAATAATTAAATGAAGATAACAAAGAGGCGAAGGCGAAGGCGAAGG
Coding sequences within it:
- the LOC122015209 gene encoding serine/threonine-protein kinase UCN-like, translating into MMCRPIKIQMEDDVALDLDRIRAVRVLGRGALGTVFLVTAATGGRLPPLFALKVFDKRSATKPHALRRARWELSLLSRLSAAPRDHPHPHPFLPSLLGCVETPDLLAWAIPFCSGGDLHALRRSLSPSDEEAFSPAATRFYLSEIVVGLTHLHSIRVAYRDLKPENILLRSSGHIMLADFDLSRHLPPRSITASSPPPPLPSDNIRRPLRKLTRVFSLGAADNQIKQARLARVSPAGRRRTSSSSISHSDAEERSFSFVGTEEYVAPEVVRGEGHGFAVDWWALGILAYELAYGRTPFRGRNRKETFRNVLTRPPLFPGRRRTDLTDLIERLLVKDPERRLGFTGGAEEVKGHPFFHGVKWELLPEVARPPFMAPVIDEEEEVEQERSNNERAMGFDVRDYFKGLRQREPTVPPSRSSESLEDF